A stretch of Aedes aegypti strain LVP_AGWG chromosome 2, AaegL5.0 Primary Assembly, whole genome shotgun sequence DNA encodes these proteins:
- the LOC5575977 gene encoding uncharacterized protein LOC5575977, with translation MKSALAIALCFCLFTAATAAPHPGLISSLTGIIGTVVNGTATVINTAITGTTNIITGILTGITAGITGTQTSLNTAISNVGGLIANITTGVANATGTALTNAFSTLINAHVALNNVAVAVAGNISADAATALNKTVSGLQTLAANLNSTIANAISAGITGTSTFLNNLNNLTNSIKAAIQNVTGTLSTVLPNIASNIQTQLNSTIAGIAGLVSNIGANLGTAVNNALTNATTALTKAESVLGTLTSNVLGNLTTQAQAAVQTGVTNIKNLADALKTTLTNAVSAGTTTGTNLASALNNLTSAINSTLQGITGILSGSVPTLLNNVQSQLNNGISTLTNLAASVGNTLGTAAGTTLGNVVSALANTKAALATVATNVLANATALVSADVKAAVADMQSIASTLNATLANAVANGAALTSGVLSTLNTLAANLNATVQAVASAVVTALNTTTTTTTTTTTTTAAPTTAAPFCGVLCQLIKALG, from the exons ATGAAATCGGCTCTGGCCATTGCTTTGTGCTTCTGCCTATTCACG GCTGCTACTGCTGCTCCACATCCAGGACTTATCAGCTCTCTGACCGGTATTATTGGAACCGTTGTGAATGGCACAGCAACTGTGATCAACACTGCCATCACTGGCACGACGAACATCATCACTGGCATTCTGACTGGCATCACTGCAGGTATCACTGGTACGCAGACGTCCCTTAACACTGCTATCAGCAATGTCGGAGGCCTTATCGCTAACATCACAACCGGAGTTGCTAATGCCACTGGAACCGCTCTGACCAACGCCTTCTCCACCTTGATCAACGCTCATGTTGCCTTGAACAATGTTGCTGTTGCCGTCGCCGGAAACATCTCTGCCGATGCAGCTACCGCCTTGAACAAAACTGTCTCAGGCCTCCAAACCCTTGCTGCCAACCTGAACTCCACCATTGCCAACGCCATCAGCGCCGGAATCACCGGAACCTCTACCTTCCTGAACAACTTGAACAACCTCACGAATTCCATTAAGGCTGCCATTCAGAACGTTACTGGAACATTGAGCACGGTCCTTCCGAATATTGCTTCCAACATCCAGACCCAGCTGAATTCCACGATTGCTGGCATCGCTGGACTTGTCTCAAATATTGGCGCTAACCTTGGCACTGCTGTTAACAATGCTTTGACGAATGCCACCACTGCTCTAACCAAGGCTGAATCTGTCCTCGGTACGTTGACCAGCAACGTTCTCGGAAACTTGACAACTCAAGCTCAAGCAGCTGTTCAAACCGGTGTCACCAACATCAAGAACCTGGCCGATGCTCTCAAGACAACGTTGACCAATGCTGTCAGTGCTGGTACTACCACTGGAACTAACCTGGCCTCAGCCTTGAATAACCTTACGAGCGCCATCAACTCGACCCTCCAAGGTATCACTGGTATTCTGTCTGGATCGGTTCCCACTCTACTCAACAACGTGCAGAGCCAGCTGAACAACGGCATCAGTACCCTGACCAATCTTGCTGCATCTGTTGGAAACACCCTCGGAACAGCCGCTGGAACTACTCTCGGCAATGTAGTCTCTGCTCTGGCTAACACTAAGGCTGCCTTGGCCACCGTTGCCACCAACGTGCTTGCCAACGCTACCGCTTTGGTGTCGGCCGATGTGAAGGCTGCCGTTGCGGACATGCAGTCTATCGCTAGTACCCTGAATGCCACCCTGGCCAACGCCGTTGCCAACGGAGCAGCCCTGACCAGTGGAGTTCTGTCAACGCTGAACACTTTGGCGGCCAACTTGAACGCTACAGTCCAGGCCGTGGCCAGTGCCGTCGTTACGGCTCTGAACACTACCACCACCACGACGACTACCACTACGACCACCACGGCCGCTCCGACGACCGCCGCACCCTTCTGCGGAGTCCTCTGCCAACTGATTAAGGCTCTTGGATAA
- the LOC5575978 gene encoding uncharacterized protein LOC5575978, translated as MKSVLAIALCFCLFTAATAAPHPGLISSLTGIIGTVVNGTATVINTAITGTTNIITGILTGITAGITGTQTSLNTAISNVGGLIANITTGVANATGTALTNAFSTLINAHVALNNVAVAVAGNISADAAIALNNTVSGLQTLAANLNSTIANAISAGITGTSTFLNNLNNLTNSIKAAIQNVTGTLSTVLPNIASNIQTQLNSTISGIAGLVSNIGANLGTAVNNALTNATTALTKAESVLGTLTSNVLGNLTTQAQAAVQTGVTNIKNLADALKTTLINAVSAGTTTGTNLASALNNLTSAINSTLQGITGILSGSVPTLLNNVQNQLNNGISTLTNLAASVGNTLGTAAGTTLGNVVSALANTKAALATVATNVLANATALVSADVKAAVADMQSIASTLNATLANAVANGAALTSGVLSTLNTLAANLNATVQAVASAVVTALNTTTTTTTTTTTTTAAPTTAAPFCGVLCQLIKALG; from the exons ATGAAATCGGTTTTGGCCATTGCTTTGTGCTTCTGCCTGTTCACG GCTGCTACTGCCGCTCCACATCCAGGACTGATCAGCTCTCTGACCGGTATTATTGGAACCGTTGTGAATGGCACGGCAACTGTGATCAACACTGCCATCACTGGTACGACAAACATCATCACTGGCATTCTGACTGGCATCACTGCAGGTATCACTGGTACGCAGACGTCCCTTAACACCGCTATCAGCAATGTCGGAGGTCTCATTGCCAACATCACAACGGGAGTTGCTAATGCCACTGGAACCGCTCTGACCAACGCTTTCTCCACCTTGATCAACGCTCATGTTGCCTTGAACAATGTTGCTGTTGCCGTCGCTGGAAACATCTCTGCTGATGCAGCTATCGCCTTGAACAACACTGTCTCAGGCCTCCAAACCCTTGCTGCCAACCTGAACTCCACCATTGCCAACGCCATCAGCGCCGGAATCACCGGAACCTCTACCTTCCTGAACAATCTGAACAACCTCACGAATTCCATCAAGGCTGCCATTCAGAACGTTACTGGAACATTGAGCACGGTCCTTCCGAATATTGCTTCCAACATCCAGACCCAGCTGAACTCCACGATTTCAGGCATCGCTGGACTTGTCTCAAACATTGGCGCTAACCTTGGCACTGCTGTTAATAATGCTTTGACGAATGCCACCACTGCTCTAACCAAGGCTGAATCTGTCCTCGGTACGTTGACCAGCAACGTTCTCGGAAACTTGACTACTCAAGCTCAAGCAGCTGTTCAAACCGGTGTCACCAACATCAAGAACCTGGCCGATGCCCTCAAGACAACGTTGATCAATGCTGTCAGCGCTGGAACCACTACTGGAACTAACCTTGCTTCAGCCTTAAATAACCTTACGAGCGCTATCAACTCGACCCTCCAAGGTATCACTGGTATTCTGTCTGGATCGGTTCCCACTCTCCTTAACAACGTGCAGAACCAGCTGAACAACGGCATCAGTACCCTGACCAACCTCGCTGCATCTGTTGGAAACACCCTTGGAACAGCCGCTGGCACCACTCTTGGCAATGTAGTCTCTGCTCTGGCGAACACTAAGGCTGCCTTGGCCACCGTTGCCACCAACGTGCTTGCCAACGCTACCGCTCTGGTGTCGGCCGATGTGAAGGCTGCCGTTGCAGACATGCAGTCTATCGCCAGTACCCTAAATGCCACTCTGGCCAACGCCGTTGCCAACGGAGCAGCTCTGACCAGTGGAGTTCTGTCAACCCTGAACACTTTGGCGGCCAACTTGAATGCTACTGTGCAGGCCGTGGCCAGTGCCGTCGTAACGGCTCTGAATACTACTACCACCACCACGACTACGACTACGACCACCACGGCTGCTCCGACCACTGCTGCACCCTTCTGTGGAGTCCTCTGCCAACTGATCAAGGCTCTTGGGTAA
- the LOC5567296 gene encoding uncharacterized protein LOC5567296, with protein sequence MKSALAIALCFCLFTAATAAPHPGLISSLTGIIGTVVDGTATVINTAITGTTNIITGILTGITSGITGTQTSLNTAISNVGGLIANITTGVANATGTALNNAFSTLVNAHVALNNVAVAIAGNISADAATALNKTVTGLQNLAANLNSTIANAISAGITGTSTFLNNLNNLTNSIKSAIQNVTGTLSTVLPNIASNIQTQLNNTVGAITGLVSNLGSFLGTAVNNALTNATTALSNAESVLGTLTSNVLGNLTTQAQAAVQTGVTNIKNLADALKTTLANALSAGTTTGTNLASALNNLTSAINSTLQGITGIISGSVPTLLNNVQNQLNNGLSTLANLAASVGNTLGTAAGTTLGNVVSALANTKAALATVATNVLANATALVSADVKAAVADMQSIASTLNATLANAVANGAALTSGVLSTLNTLAANLNATVQAVASAVATALNTTTTTTTTTTTTTAAPTTAAPFCGVLCQLIKALG encoded by the exons ATGAAATCCGCTTTGGCCATTGCTTTGTGCTTCTGCCTGTTCACG GCTGCTACTGCTGCTCCACATCCAGGACTGATCAGCTCTCTGACCGGTATTATTGGAACCGTTGTGGATGGTACTGCAACTGTGATCAACACGGCCATCACTGGAACGACGAACATCATCACTGGCATTCTGACTGGCATCACTTCTGGTATTACTGGTACGCAGACGTCTCTCAACACTGCTATCAGCAATGTCGGAGGCCTTATCGCCAACATCACAACGGGAGTTGCCAATGCCACTGGAACCGCTCTAAACAACGCCTTCTCAACCTTGGTCAACGCTCATGTTGCCTTGAACAATGTTGCTGTAGCCATCGCTGGAAACATCTCTGCTGATGCAGCAACCGCCTTGAACAAAACAGTCACAGGCCTCCAGAACCTCGCTGCCAACTTGAACTCAACCATTGCCAACGCCATCAGCGCCGGAATCACTGGTACTTCTACCTTCCTGAACAATCTGAACAACCTCACGAATTCCATCAAGTCTGCCATTCAGAACGTTACTGGAACATTGAGTACGGTTCTTCCGAATATTGCTTCTAACATCCAGACTCAGCTGAACAACACGGTTGGAGCCATCACTGGACTTGTCTCAAATTTAGGCTCATTCCTTGGCACTGCTGTTAACAATGCTTTGACGAATGCCACCACTGCTTTGTCCAACGCCGAATCTGTTCTTGGGACATTGACCAGCAACGTTCTTGGAAACTTGACTACTCAAGCTCAAGCAGCTGTTCAAACCGGTGTCACCAACATCAAAAACCTGGCAGACGCTCTCAAGACGACTTTGGCCAATGCTCTCAGTGCTGGTACTACCACTGGAACTAACCTTGCCTCAGCCTTGAACAACCTTACAAGCGCCATCAACTCGACTCTCCAAGGTATCACTGGCATTATCTCGGGATCGGTCCCTACTCTTCTTAACAACGTGCAGAACCAGCTTAACAACGGTCTCAGCACCCTGGCTAACCTCGCTGCATCTGTTGGAAACACTCTGGGAACAGCCGCTGGCACCACTCTCGGCAATGTAGTCTCCGCTCTGGCTAACACTAAGGCAGCCTTGGCCACCGTTGCCACCAACGTGCTTGCCAACGCTACCGCTCTGGTGTCGGCCGATGTGAAGGCTGCCGTGGCGGACATGCAGTCTATCGCCAGTACCCTGAACGCCACCCTGGCTAATGCCGTTGCCAACGGAGCAGCTCTGACCAGTGGAGTTCTGTCAACGCTGAACACCTTGGCTGCCAACTTGAACGCTACAGTCCAGGCCGTGGCCAGTGCCGTCGCAACGGCTCTGAACACTACTACCACTACAACGACTACGACTACGACCACTACGGCCGCTCCGACCACCGCCGCACCCTTCTGTGGAGTCCTCTGCCAACTGATCAAGGCTCTTGGGTAA